One genomic segment of Culturomica massiliensis includes these proteins:
- a CDS encoding helix-turn-helix domain-containing protein encodes MRTKIELDIIARVKKMREVHGYTQEALSYALGFERTFINKYERGLRCYNYNHLNALAKIFKCSPRDFLPENPI; translated from the coding sequence ATGAGAACTAAGATAGAGTTAGACATAATTGCTCGGGTGAAGAAAATGAGAGAAGTGCACGGATATACACAAGAAGCTTTATCTTATGCTCTTGGGTTTGAGCGTACATTTATCAATAAGTACGAGCGAGGGCTTAGGTGTTATAATTACAATCATTTAAATGCCTTAGCTAAGATATTCAAATGCTCTCCTCGTGATTTCCTTCCCGAAAATCCTATATAA
- a CDS encoding NAD(P)H-dependent flavin oxidoreductase, producing MRSFFIGKYEIKLPIIQGGMGVGVSLSGLASAVANEGGVGVISAAGLGLLYPQFGGNYLEKCILGLKEEIHKAREKTQGIIGVNIMVALSNFSDMVRTAIAEKADIIFAGAGLPLNLPSFLNKDSKTMLVPIVSSSRAAQVICEKWENNYHYLPDALVVEGPKAGGHLGFKSEQIEDEHYSLEHLIPEVVEVAKTYAGRKNIPVIAAGGISTPEDIAKFIHLGASAIQMGSVFVPTEECDASIEFKKVYIDSGEKDIRIIQSPVGMPGRAFDGEFIRKVAEGKEKPRSCPFHCIKTCDYTKSPYCIIKALYNAAKGNMAKGYAFAGKNAYLASKISSVKEVIEKLKSGFSLA from the coding sequence ATGAGATCATTTTTTATTGGTAAATATGAAATTAAATTACCTATTATTCAAGGAGGTATGGGTGTTGGTGTATCGTTAAGCGGTTTGGCCTCTGCAGTTGCTAATGAAGGCGGGGTCGGAGTTATTTCGGCTGCCGGCTTGGGGTTACTTTATCCGCAATTCGGGGGAAATTATCTGGAGAAATGTATTTTGGGACTGAAAGAGGAAATTCATAAAGCCCGGGAAAAAACACAGGGGATAATAGGAGTTAATATTATGGTTGCCCTTTCTAATTTTTCCGATATGGTGCGGACGGCTATTGCCGAAAAAGCGGATATTATCTTTGCCGGTGCCGGCCTTCCCCTCAATTTGCCCTCGTTTCTGAATAAAGACAGTAAAACGATGCTGGTTCCTATTGTTTCTTCTTCGCGGGCAGCACAGGTGATTTGTGAAAAATGGGAAAACAATTACCATTATCTTCCGGATGCGCTTGTCGTGGAGGGACCTAAGGCTGGAGGACATCTCGGTTTTAAAAGCGAACAGATTGAAGACGAGCATTATTCGCTTGAACATCTTATACCTGAAGTGGTTGAAGTCGCTAAAACCTATGCCGGCAGAAAAAATATTCCGGTTATTGCAGCCGGAGGGATATCTACACCGGAGGATATTGCAAAATTTATACACTTGGGGGCTTCGGCTATACAGATGGGGTCGGTTTTTGTCCCGACCGAAGAATGTGATGCTTCCATTGAATTTAAGAAAGTATATATTGATTCGGGAGAAAAGGATATTCGTATTATCCAGAGTCCGGTGGGTATGCCCGGACGTGCTTTTGACGGTGAATTTATCCGGAAGGTGGCTGAAGGAAAAGAAAAACCGCGTTCATGTCCGTTTCATTGTATAAAAACATGCGATTATACCAAAAGTCCTTATTGTATCATCAAAGCCCTGTATAATGCGGCGAAAGGAAACATGGCGAAAGGGTATGCTTTCGCGGGGAAAAATGCCTATCTGGCCAGTAAGATAAGTAGTGTAAAAGAAGTTATCGAAAAATTGAAATCCGGTTTTTCTTTGGCTTAA
- a CDS encoding OmpA family protein: MNRFITVCFGIICIMSLCSAARLTDKHPGVTVSPQKLQLFVDQQTDPYTIKIAYTLHIPPHYIHSCARLIYRPYFLTPGHRYDLPTLVISGRENIRQEKRLEELNGNYREIPNAIYLKAEKDSMQIELSDTIPFQVWMAQSKLQADIILEACDREKETATLILADGAIWFPEGPGPELVSTPEAIQYTKDTITTEKVAVFKFYYPLAQDFYAPEYVGNVERMQAMKDLINSLRNNPDMKLNKIVITGSSSPIGNMNFNAWLAGQRALSIKQQLEESKLLPPEHIVVNMINEDWTGLRKLVSDSDLPDKTTILRIINRNYNDAERNRLLQALPQYKYIRLNMYPDLQKVTCIFYYTQRQEETKIVPQ, encoded by the coding sequence ATGAACAGGTTTATAACTGTATGTTTCGGAATTATATGCATTATGTCTTTATGCAGTGCTGCACGTTTAACCGACAAACATCCGGGAGTGACTGTCTCACCCCAAAAATTGCAGCTATTCGTCGATCAGCAAACCGATCCATATACGATTAAGATCGCTTATACTCTGCATATCCCGCCACATTATATTCATTCTTGCGCCCGGCTGATATACAGGCCCTATTTTCTGACACCCGGACACCGTTATGACTTACCTACACTCGTCATTAGCGGTCGCGAAAATATCCGGCAAGAGAAAAGACTGGAAGAATTAAACGGTAACTACCGGGAGATTCCGAATGCCATTTATCTAAAAGCGGAGAAAGACAGTATGCAAATAGAACTATCGGACACTATTCCCTTTCAAGTGTGGATGGCACAGTCAAAATTACAGGCAGATATTATTTTAGAGGCCTGCGACCGGGAAAAAGAAACTGCAACCCTCATCCTGGCAGATGGAGCTATCTGGTTTCCCGAAGGCCCCGGTCCGGAATTAGTTAGTACGCCTGAAGCCATTCAATACACCAAAGATACCATAACAACGGAGAAAGTGGCTGTATTTAAATTTTACTATCCGCTTGCTCAGGATTTTTACGCTCCGGAATATGTCGGCAATGTAGAACGTATGCAAGCTATGAAAGATCTGATAAATTCACTCCGGAACAATCCGGATATGAAATTAAATAAAATCGTTATTACCGGAAGCAGCTCACCTATCGGCAATATGAATTTCAATGCCTGGCTGGCCGGTCAAAGAGCCCTATCGATCAAACAACAATTAGAGGAAAGTAAATTACTCCCACCTGAACACATTGTCGTCAACATGATAAATGAAGACTGGACAGGCCTGCGTAAATTGGTCAGTGATTCCGATCTCCCGGACAAAACAACAATTCTCCGGATTATAAACCGGAATTACAATGACGCCGAACGCAACAGATTGTTGCAGGCATTACCTCAATATAAATACATCCGGCTAAATATGTACCCGGACCTGCAAAAAGTAACCTGTATATTTTATTACACCCAACGCCAAGAGGAAACTAAAATTGTTCCTCAATAA
- a CDS encoding ATP-binding protein — translation MSKSELTIFSDLNNLPEVEDFIENLIDKFGIEENLRVRIMLPVIEAVNNAILFGNKKDSKKTVKLTAAMNNREMIITVEDEGEGFDFSHIPNPTTPENLMKTTGRGLYLMMTLTDNLLFTRNGAKVEMTFVLN, via the coding sequence ATGAGTAAATCAGAGCTTACGATATTTTCAGACTTGAATAATCTTCCGGAAGTTGAAGATTTCATTGAAAATCTGATTGATAAATTCGGGATAGAGGAAAATTTACGGGTCAGAATAATGCTTCCGGTAATAGAAGCCGTAAACAATGCTATTTTATTCGGAAATAAAAAAGATTCAAAAAAAACGGTAAAATTGACGGCTGCTATGAATAACCGGGAAATGATCATAACAGTTGAAGATGAAGGAGAAGGATTTGATTTCAGTCACATTCCGAATCCCACAACTCCTGAAAATTTAATGAAAACAACAGGCAGAGGTTTGTATCTGATGATGACTCTGACCGACAATTTGTTATTTACCCGAAACGGTGCAAAAGTAGAGATGACATTCGTATTAAATTAA
- a CDS encoding RNA polymerase sigma factor — MSGMEDKEIIELFHLKNKKEEAFRLLVDEYKEKLYWHIRKIVLSHEDCNDILQNVFVKVWQGLKEFRYEAKLYTWMYRIATNEAINFLNEKRRKVFGNSSEITDVLENTLESDPWFCGDEIQAELQRAILKLTDRQRLIFNMKYFDDMTYEDIAEVLDVAVGTLKATYHNAVKKIEESMRIADNCF; from the coding sequence ATTTCCGGCATGGAGGACAAGGAGATTATAGAACTTTTTCATCTTAAGAATAAAAAGGAAGAAGCCTTTCGCTTGCTTGTAGATGAGTATAAGGAAAAGCTTTATTGGCATATCCGGAAAATTGTGCTCAGTCATGAAGATTGCAACGATATTCTACAGAATGTTTTTGTAAAAGTATGGCAGGGATTGAAAGAATTTAGGTATGAAGCGAAATTGTATACCTGGATGTACCGGATTGCGACGAATGAAGCGATTAATTTTCTGAATGAAAAGCGGCGGAAAGTATTTGGAAATTCGTCTGAAATTACGGATGTATTGGAGAATACGCTTGAGAGTGACCCTTGGTTTTGCGGAGACGAAATTCAGGCAGAATTACAACGGGCTATTTTAAAATTGACGGACCGCCAACGCTTGATATTCAATATGAAGTATTTTGACGATATGACGTATGAAGATATTGCAGAGGTATTGGATGTTGCGGTAGGAACATTGAAAGCGACGTATCACAATGCCGTGAAAAAAATAGAAGAAAGTATGCGAATAGCCGATAACTGTTTCTGA
- a CDS encoding lysophospholipid acyltransferase family protein, whose amino-acid sequence MLSYILYGLIWLVSFLPLWLLYLLSDVLYYIIYYIVRYRREVVWVNLRNSFPEKNEAELRRIERRFYRNLCDFFVEMYKPWHMSERAIRRRCVFKHVEILQRYFDAGKSVIGVLGHYGNWEWMASFSLWMKGDVDFYTLYKPLHDKVMNRLMIRVRSRFGAKPVPKKEVFRRLARDCQQGHLFLAGFIGDQTPDSGNLNFWMEFLHQDTPVLEGTERIATKFNLPVISLRMRRVKRGYYEVDFVNLCEEPVKLQPGELTRMHMRLLEQQIQEAPEYWLWSHRRWKHKRNVNR is encoded by the coding sequence ATGCTCTCTTATATTTTATATGGCCTGATCTGGCTGGTAAGTTTTTTGCCGTTGTGGTTATTGTACTTGCTTTCGGATGTCTTGTATTATATTATATACTATATTGTAAGATATCGCCGGGAAGTGGTGTGGGTTAATCTGCGTAATTCTTTTCCGGAAAAAAATGAAGCTGAATTGCGGAGAATCGAGCGGCGCTTTTACCGCAATCTGTGTGATTTTTTCGTAGAAATGTATAAGCCCTGGCATATGTCGGAACGGGCGATCCGCCGCCGTTGTGTATTCAAGCATGTCGAAATATTACAGCGTTATTTCGATGCCGGAAAAAGTGTGATAGGAGTATTGGGACATTATGGAAACTGGGAATGGATGGCGTCTTTTTCGTTATGGATGAAAGGAGATGTTGATTTTTATACCTTATACAAACCGCTTCATGATAAGGTGATGAATCGCCTGATGATACGTGTCCGCTCCCGTTTCGGGGCGAAGCCGGTTCCGAAGAAGGAGGTATTCAGACGGCTGGCCCGGGATTGTCAGCAGGGACATTTGTTTTTGGCCGGTTTTATCGGAGATCAGACTCCCGATAGCGGTAATCTGAATTTTTGGATGGAGTTTTTGCATCAGGATACGCCGGTATTGGAAGGAACAGAACGGATTGCGACGAAATTTAATCTTCCGGTTATTTCTTTACGCATGAGGAGGGTGAAACGGGGATATTATGAGGTTGATTTCGTGAATTTGTGTGAAGAACCTGTGAAACTGCAACCCGGGGAATTGACTCGGATGCATATGCGCCTGTTGGAACAGCAGATACAGGAAGCCCCTGAATATTGGCTGTGGTCCCATCGCCGATGGAAACACAAGCGGAATGTAAATCGCTGA
- a CDS encoding glycosyltransferase family 2 protein: protein MARVAVIILNWNGRHLLGEYLPSVIRNTNPALGRVVVADNCSTDDSLALLADGFPDVDVIRFSENYGFAGGYNRAIVQVEEEYVVLLNSDVEVAPGWLEPMIALLDGDSGLAAVQPKVLAWKEKKRFEYAGACGGYIDKWGFPFCRGRILDTTEKDEGQYDDVAEVFWCTGAALCIRRDVYLTCGGLDERFFAHMEEIDLCWRLRNRGYTLKVEPESVVYHLGGGSLPMNHPRKLFLNYRNNLLMMYKNLDAANWRRVIWWRRLLDLAAFALFLLKGQWANARSVWKAYRAFRKLKKEYTEGTGNRKDKCIYKKSIVYAYFIRKMRRFSDLQQGWR from the coding sequence ATGGCACGGGTAGCGGTAATTATTTTAAATTGGAACGGCCGGCATTTGCTGGGAGAATATTTGCCGTCTGTTATCCGGAATACGAATCCGGCCTTGGGACGGGTTGTCGTTGCCGATAACTGCTCTACGGATGATTCATTGGCGTTACTAGCTGACGGATTTCCGGATGTGGATGTCATTCGGTTCTCTGAAAATTACGGTTTTGCCGGCGGATATAACCGGGCGATTGTACAGGTGGAAGAAGAGTATGTCGTTTTGTTGAATAGTGACGTAGAGGTGGCTCCGGGATGGTTAGAACCCATGATAGCTCTTTTGGACGGAGACTCCGGACTTGCGGCCGTCCAGCCTAAAGTACTTGCCTGGAAGGAAAAGAAACGGTTTGAATATGCAGGGGCCTGCGGCGGGTATATCGATAAGTGGGGATTTCCTTTTTGCCGCGGACGTATATTGGATACGACGGAGAAGGATGAAGGGCAATATGATGACGTGGCTGAAGTATTTTGGTGTACCGGGGCGGCTCTTTGTATCCGCCGGGACGTCTATTTAACCTGTGGTGGCTTGGATGAGCGTTTTTTTGCCCACATGGAAGAAATCGACCTTTGCTGGCGTTTGCGTAATAGGGGGTATACTTTGAAAGTTGAACCTGAATCTGTGGTTTATCATTTGGGAGGGGGGTCTTTACCGATGAATCACCCGCGTAAATTGTTTCTGAATTATCGTAACAATTTACTGATGATGTATAAAAATCTGGATGCTGCGAATTGGCGGCGGGTTATATGGTGGCGCCGTTTACTGGATTTGGCGGCGTTTGCACTTTTTTTGTTAAAAGGACAATGGGCCAATGCCCGTTCTGTGTGGAAGGCTTACCGGGCTTTTCGTAAATTGAAAAAAGAATATACTGAAGGAACGGGAAACCGGAAAGATAAGTGTATCTATAAAAAAAGTATTGTGTATGCTTATTTTATCAGGAAAATGCGTCGTTTTTCGGATTTGCAACAAGGGTGGAGATAA
- a CDS encoding DUF3575 domain-containing protein, protein MKKILVLLFCFTSGMIYGQKWAVKTNAAYWATTTLNIGGEMALAPRQTLDLTATYNPFRFSDNKKIMHWAVQPEWRYWTCRRFMGHFIGIHAHGGKYNGGLEKYRYEGWFAGGGISYGYQWIIGKHWNLETEIGVGYAYLDYDKYLRNRCGRFIDSGHRNYWGPTKLSISFMYLFKAR, encoded by the coding sequence ATGAAAAAGATACTCGTGTTACTGTTCTGCTTCACTTCGGGAATGATTTACGGTCAGAAATGGGCCGTAAAGACCAATGCAGCCTATTGGGCTACAACTACCCTGAATATCGGCGGAGAAATGGCACTCGCGCCCCGGCAGACTCTCGATTTAACAGCGACCTACAATCCTTTCCGCTTTAGCGATAACAAAAAGATCATGCATTGGGCAGTACAACCCGAATGGCGTTACTGGACCTGCCGGCGTTTTATGGGACATTTCATCGGCATACATGCCCATGGAGGAAAATACAACGGAGGTTTGGAAAAATACCGCTATGAAGGTTGGTTTGCAGGCGGCGGTATATCATACGGCTATCAATGGATCATCGGAAAACACTGGAATCTGGAAACAGAAATCGGCGTCGGATATGCATATCTGGACTACGATAAATACCTACGGAACCGCTGCGGACGGTTTATCGATTCAGGACACCGTAATTATTGGGGACCGACCAAATTAAGTATCAGTTTTATGTACCTTTTTAAAGCCAGATAA
- a CDS encoding DUF1848 domain-containing protein → MIISASRRTDIPAFYSPWFFNRIKEGYVLVPNPFDVHRISRINLSPVVVDCIVFWTKNPAPMLDNLELLKDYKFYFQFTLNPYGSELENNLLRFHKRIEIFKRLADKIGRERVIWRYDPILTNGIYTVQFHREKFAETAELLKEHTEKCMLGFIDHYHHIRSAVGKFNIRPLLSEEIRQMAVSFRETIDAYPAITLETCTSKVDLSAFGISAGLCVDNRLVEKITGYPIIARKDKNQRNICACVESIDIGTYETCLNGCIYCYAIKGNYATARRNSAKHDKTSPLLIGRLNEGDIVKEREVKSLRTDQLSLF, encoded by the coding sequence ATGATAATCAGTGCCAGCCGAAGAACCGATATTCCGGCCTTTTATTCACCGTGGTTTTTTAACCGGATAAAGGAAGGATATGTACTTGTCCCTAATCCGTTTGATGTTCATCGGATCAGCCGGATTAATCTATCACCAGTTGTGGTGGATTGTATTGTTTTCTGGACGAAGAATCCGGCTCCGATGCTCGATAATCTTGAATTATTGAAAGATTATAAATTCTATTTCCAGTTTACTTTGAATCCTTACGGGAGTGAGCTTGAGAATAATTTGCTCCGGTTTCATAAACGTATCGAAATATTTAAACGGCTTGCCGATAAGATCGGCCGGGAAAGAGTGATTTGGCGTTATGATCCTATTTTAACGAACGGGATCTATACGGTGCAATTTCACCGGGAAAAATTTGCAGAGACAGCGGAATTGCTGAAAGAACATACTGAAAAATGTATGCTCGGATTTATCGATCATTATCATCACATCCGGTCTGCTGTCGGTAAATTCAATATACGTCCTTTATTGTCTGAGGAAATCAGACAAATGGCTGTTTCATTCCGGGAGACAATAGATGCTTATCCTGCGATAACCCTGGAAACCTGTACCTCGAAAGTCGATTTATCGGCTTTCGGAATTTCTGCCGGATTGTGTGTGGATAACAGGCTTGTCGAAAAAATTACGGGATACCCCATTATAGCCCGTAAAGATAAAAACCAGCGTAATATTTGTGCTTGTGTGGAAAGTATAGATATCGGCACTTATGAAACCTGTTTGAACGGATGTATCTATTGTTATGCTATCAAAGGAAATTATGCCACAGCCCGGCGTAATTCGGCAAAACACGATAAAACATCTCCTTTGCTTATCGGTCGGCTGAATGAAGGAGATATCGTCAAAGAACGCGAAGTAAAAAGTCTTCGGACCGATCAACTCTCTCTGTTTTAA
- a CDS encoding IS30-like element IS4351 family transposase translates to MSKHITEEQRYAISMMLQIPMSKKAIAEAIGVDKSTVYREIKRNCDARSGSYSMELAQRKADRRKQQKHRKEVLTPAMRKRIIKLLKKGFSPEQIVGRSRLEGIAMVSHETIYRWIWEDKRRGGKLHKYLRRQGRRYAKRGSKNAGRGFIPGRVDIDERPEIVELKERFGDLEIDTIIGKNHKGAILTINDRATSRVWIRKLSGKEAIPVAKIAVWALRKVKNLIHTITADNGKEFAKHEEIAQKLEIKFYFCKPYHSWERGANENTNGLIRQYIPKGKDFSEVTNKQIKWIENKLNNRPRKRLGYLTPNEKFKQIINQNSVAFAS, encoded by the coding sequence ATGAGCAAACATATAACCGAGGAACAAAGGTATGCAATTTCTATGATGTTGCAAATACCGATGAGCAAAAAAGCAATAGCGGAAGCTATCGGAGTAGATAAAAGCACTGTTTACAGGGAGATAAAGCGCAATTGCGACGCCCGAAGTGGTAGCTATAGCATGGAGCTTGCCCAGCGAAAAGCAGACAGGCGCAAGCAGCAAAAACATCGCAAGGAAGTGCTTACACCGGCAATGAGAAAACGGATAATAAAGCTGTTGAAGAAAGGATTCAGCCCGGAGCAGATTGTCGGCAGGAGCCGCTTGGAGGGAATTGCGATGGTATCTCACGAAACGATATATCGCTGGATTTGGGAGGATAAGCGGCGGGGTGGCAAACTGCACAAATATCTTCGCAGACAAGGTCGCAGGTATGCCAAACGTGGTTCTAAAAATGCAGGGCGAGGATTTATCCCAGGCAGGGTGGATATTGATGAGCGTCCCGAGATAGTGGAACTGAAGGAGAGATTTGGTGATTTAGAGATAGATACAATTATTGGTAAGAACCACAAAGGTGCCATTCTTACCATTAACGACAGAGCAACAAGCAGGGTCTGGATACGCAAGTTGTCGGGAAAAGAAGCCATCCCGGTAGCTAAGATTGCAGTATGGGCACTGCGGAAAGTGAAAAACTTAATACACACAATTACGGCTGACAATGGAAAGGAGTTTGCAAAGCACGAGGAAATTGCGCAAAAATTGGAAATAAAATTCTATTTTTGCAAACCATACCACTCATGGGAACGTGGTGCCAATGAAAACACCAACGGGCTTATCAGGCAGTATATCCCAAAGGGTAAGGACTTTAGTGAAGTAACCAACAAACAGATTAAGTGGATTGAAAATAAACTCAATAATCGACCTCGTAAAAGACTTGGATACCTCACGCCAAACGAAAAATTTAAACAAATTATTAATCAGAATTCTGTTGCATTTGCAAGTTGA
- a CDS encoding FimB/Mfa2 family fimbrial subunit, protein MKKFFLIMAASILIFACSKEEGTSIDEPSGQVIELTAVNEPTDGNAITRTRPLYSQEAIQEIERVSIYVFSYNASSSDYFYLKTYTVSGWNKGSSFMRFAVPDNDKLAAGDYQFLAIGREATDNYRIPTPVVGTTKINDMIAHITTPGQESEIFAGTKPVTVSSQGIRITMQMTRKVAGVLGYFKNVPYDINGSAVKYLRLTFTNADTAVILATGNGSNPTNASYMLINADLSGQAKNTDLGVYTGNDLSAQGVVKVDNSQLYGNFMLPVGNITLTLGLYDASGNALKTWSVQDNGNTTFNITANHFYGLGQKVSKGDVTGGGTPDPGDDDAPVDLLKDQVIVITVDPNWNTIHNLTIN, encoded by the coding sequence ATGAAAAAGTTTTTTTTAATAATGGCGGCAAGTATACTGATATTTGCTTGCTCAAAAGAGGAAGGCACCTCAATAGACGAACCTTCAGGACAGGTTATCGAACTAACGGCAGTAAATGAGCCGACGGACGGAAATGCAATAACCCGTACACGACCGCTGTATAGTCAGGAGGCTATACAGGAAATAGAAAGGGTGAGTATCTATGTTTTCAGCTATAATGCCAGTTCATCCGACTATTTTTACCTGAAAACCTATACCGTATCGGGTTGGAATAAAGGTTCAAGCTTCATGCGTTTTGCTGTTCCGGACAACGACAAGCTGGCTGCCGGCGACTACCAGTTTTTGGCTATCGGACGAGAGGCTACGGACAACTACAGAATTCCCACACCGGTTGTCGGCACAACCAAAATAAACGATATGATTGCCCACATAACTACTCCCGGACAAGAATCTGAAATTTTCGCCGGAACAAAACCGGTAACGGTATCTTCACAAGGGATTCGGATAACCATGCAAATGACCCGGAAAGTGGCCGGTGTATTGGGATATTTTAAAAATGTTCCTTACGATATAAACGGGAGTGCCGTAAAATATTTACGTCTGACTTTCACAAATGCAGATACGGCTGTCATCCTGGCCACCGGTAACGGAAGCAACCCAACGAATGCATCTTATATGCTGATCAATGCAGACCTCTCCGGACAAGCCAAAAATACGGATTTAGGGGTTTATACCGGCAACGATTTATCGGCACAAGGAGTCGTAAAAGTCGACAATTCTCAACTATACGGTAATTTCATGCTGCCCGTCGGTAATATTACATTGACATTAGGATTGTACGACGCCAGCGGAAATGCCCTGAAAACCTGGAGTGTACAAGACAATGGCAACACGACGTTCAATATTACGGCTAACCATTTTTATGGCCTGGGACAAAAAGTAAGCAAAGGTGATGTCACCGGTGGCGGTACTCCTGATCCCGGAGATGACGACGCTCCTGTAGACTTATTAAAAGATCAGGTTATCGTTATAACGGTAGATCCCAACTGGAATACCATTCATAATCTGACTATCAATTAA